The Coffea eugenioides isolate CCC68of chromosome 8, Ceug_1.0, whole genome shotgun sequence genome has a segment encoding these proteins:
- the LOC113780027 gene encoding uncharacterized protein LOC113780027, translating into MEAAAEFVEHAVVAAADRIIIDLAERVSNETEPVEGEGRDVLPGVEDYAVLGEDEAIEELAPSAGCLSPRGVNRQSGEGEAARSIAMTLHLDQVAVLEQGNRKAKERGIRAVAPSDRELIQVVGNSDQHLSIRWGHPQFPTPILVSFVHAKRQLVERQRLWEGLLQDKLRQGPWYVVGDFNLVVSSVSVSHLVRAPSDHAPLHISFASRVVCRSPMFRFLNVWPSKDEFLDMVKTTWQMEVSGSPFYVVWGKLRNVSRTLHLWNKYVFGDVFENVKKGEEVMAAAELRAQSDLSVVAHLELQHAQQRRFQTRIHKIQDSVGDWVKDDEGIGREAVRYFSNLFSAEPVTEFQLLHVIPNLGDDIDNMRLEEVPSLEEVKQVIFDMDGDSSIGSDDFTGKFFTTAWEVVAHDVYRAISRVVGYKVPRYCPFVSHLAFADDVIVFANGGADSLKRVMQILECYQSDFGQLVNVQKSGYLVHPRITVARKRVIERVTHFHKRELPVRYLGAPLFIGRAKEAYYSDLCQKVLDKVLFWKFHLLSFGRKLILIRHVLSSILIHLLAVGVIPKGTFRLIERVCADFL; encoded by the exons ATGGAGGCAGCTGCCGAGTTCGTGGAGCACGCAGTTGTTGCTGCTGCGGACAGGATTATTATTGATCTTGCGGAGCGGGTGTCAAATGAAACGGAGCCCGTGGAAGGTGAAGGGAGGGACGTGCTACCTGGGGTTGAAGACTACGCTGTGCTTGGTGAGGATGAGGCGATTGAGGAGTTGGCGCCTAGTGCCGGTTGCCTTTCACCGCGGGGTGTCAATAGACAGAGTGGTGAGGGGGAGGCAGCACGTAGTATTGCTATGACATTGCACTTAGACCAGGTTGCCGTCCTTGAACAAGGCAACAGAAAAGCGAAAGAGCGGGGGATACGGGCCGTTGCCCCATCAGACAGAGAATTGAT CCAAGTGGTTGGGAACTCGGATCAGCATCTCTCTATTCGATGGGGGCATCCCCAGTTTCCTACCCCTATATTAGTCTCTTTTGTTCATGCCAAGCGTCAGTTGGTTGAGCGACAGCGACTCTGGGAGGGTTTGTTACAGGATAAGCTTAGGCAGGGTCCATGGTATGTTGTGGGGGATTTTAATCTTGTTGTCTCGAGTG TATCGGTATCTCATTTAGTGCGTGCTCCGTCTGATCATGCCCCGCTTCACATTTCGTTCGCGTCTAGAGTGGTCTGTAGGAGTCCGATGTTCCGATTTTTGAACGTTTGGCCTTCCAAGGACGAGTTCTTGGACATGGTCAAGACAACTTGGCAAATGGAGGTGTCTGGATCCCCGTTTTATGTGGTGTGGGGAAAGTTGAGGAATGTCTCTAGAACTCTTCACCTCTGGAACAAGTATGTTTTTGGGGATGTCTTTGAGAATGTTAAGAAAGGGGAAGAGGTCATGGCGGCGGCAGAGTTGCGTGCACAGTCTGATCTATCCGTTGTGGCCCACTTGGAGCTCCAGCATGCTCAA CAACGCCGGTTTCAGACCAGAATTCATAAGATTCAAGACTCTGTGGGAGACTGGGTGAAGGATGATGAAGGGATCGGGAGGGAAGCTGTAAGGTATTTTAGTAACTTGTTCTCGGCTGAACCTGTGACTGAATTTCAGCTATTGCATGTTATTCCTAATCTCGGGGACGACATCGACAACATGAGACTGGAGGAGGTTCCCTCTTTGGAGGAGGTGAAGCAGGTGATCTTTGATATGGATGGAGACAGTTCGATTGGGTCAGACGATTTTACAGGGAAATTTTTTACGACGGCCTGGGAGGTGGTGGCTCACGATGTCTACAGGGCAATT TCACGTGTCGTGGGATACAAGGTACCGAGGTATTGCCCCTTTGTGTCTCATTTGGCGTTTGCGGACGACGTGATTGTTTTTGCCAACGGGGGTGCAGATTCGTTAAAGAGAGTCATGCAGATTTTGGAATGTTACCAGAGTGACTTTGGCCAGCTGGTGAACGTACAGAAGAGTGGGTACTTGGTGCACCCTCGAATCACAGTAGCCCGTAAAAGGGTAATTGAGCGGGTTACTCACTTTCATAAGAGAGAGCTCCCGGTTCGGTATCTAGGGGCTCCGTTGTTTATCGGCAGAGCCAAGGAGGCGTATTACTCGGACTTGTGCCAGAAGGTTCTGGATAAGGTGCTTTTTTGGAAATTCCATCTCCTATCATTTGGGAGAAAACTCATTTTGATTAGACATGTTCTATCCAGCATCCTGATCCACTTATTGGCAGTGGGTGTTATACCAAAGGGTACTTTCCGACTGATTGAGAGGGTGTGTGCTGATTTTCTGTGA